From Styela clava chromosome 6, kaStyClav1.hap1.2, whole genome shotgun sequence, one genomic window encodes:
- the LOC120331902 gene encoding CUGBP Elav-like family member 1, which yields MNGSPQGSGTAVADQPDHDTIKMFVGQIPKSWDELQLRQLFEKFGRIYQLNILREKGLTTSKGCCFVTFYSRKSALDAQNELHNIKKLPGMHHPVQVKPADSEGRNEERKLFIGMLSKKLSESDIRMMFAQFGDIEECRLLTNAEGGSKGCAFVTFSKKHMAQNAIRSMHHSTTMEGCSAPLVVKIADTPKDKERKKMQTQVQTQINALTNQWKSLANLAMIAPLLQQGAQNYSNQFGNNPMQMPNLGQLSSAQLQQALALAAAAQSILNNNQSSVGTMSPVSPGLGNTATGSTGAPLSTLSSPHGSNNIQINPGGNGNYRTQNHNSPLWNQNSPHNGGSTSSNGYNGTNNHGHNNNNNPLSQMTCSLGMNGPQHDGMNAGPGGVLANMTGLHANPYAQTLMNANGPAGSQKEGPEGANLFIYHLPSEFSDHDLMQTFLPFGNVISSKVFIDKQTNLSKCFGFVSYDNSVSAQNAIQAMNGFQIGMKRLKVQLKRSKNDSKPY from the exons ATGAACGGAAGTCCACAAGGTTCAG gaACTGCAGTGGCAGATCAACCTGACCATGATACAATTAAAATGTTTGTTGGTCAAATTCCCAAGTCTTGGGATGAACTGCAACTACGACAATTATTTGAAAAGTTCGGCCGAATCtatcaattgaatattttgcgagAGAAGGGACTTACTACAAGTAAAG GTTGCTGCTTTGTTACATTTTATTCAAGAAAATCTGCTTTAGATGCTCAAAATGAACTTCACAATATTAAGAAATTACCTGGG ATGCATCATCCTGTACAAGTTAAACCAGCAGACAGTGAAGGAAGGAATGAAGAGAGAAAATTATTTATCGGAATGTTGAGTAAAAAATTGTCAGAAAGTGATATTAGAATGATGTTTGCACAATTTGGAGATATTGAGGAATGTCGG ttaCTCACGAACGCGGAAGGTGGAAGCAAAGGATGTGCATTTGTTACATTTTCTAAGAAACACATGGCACAAAATGCAATAAGAAGTATGCATCATTCAACAACAATGGAG GGTTGTTCAGCCCCACTGGTAGTAAAAATTGCCGACACACCAAAAGATAAAGAACGCAAGAAGATGCAAACACAAGTACAAACACAGATAAACGCACTCACAAATCAATGGAAAAGCCTTGCTAATCTTGCCATGATTGCCCCA CTTCTTCAACAAGGTGCtcaaaattattcgaatcagttTGGAAATAATCCTATGCAGATGCCAAACTTAG GCCAGTTATCGAGTGCACAATTGCAACAAGCCTTAGCATTAGCTGCTGCTGCACAGTCTATTCTTAACAATAATCAGTCATCGGTCGGTACTATGAGTCCAGTGAGTCCTGGTCTCGGCAACACAGCAACTGGTTCTACAGGAGCTCCACTGTCAACATTATCTTCTCCTCATGGTAGCAATAATATCCAAATCAATCCTGGAG GTAATGGAAACTATAGAACACAGAATCACAATTCTCCACTGTGGAACCAAAATT CGCCGCACAATGGAGGATCAACATCAAGCAATGGGTATAATGGTACAAATAACCATGGCcataacaacaataacaatcCTCTTAGTCAAATGACGTGTTCGCTTGGTATGAATGGTCCACAACATGACGGAATGAACGCAGGTCCTGGTGGCGTTTTGGCTAATATGACTGGATTGCATGCAAATC CTTATGCTCAGACGCTAATGAATGCTAATGGACCTGCGGGAAGTCAAAAAGAAG GTCCTGAAGGTGCAAACCTATTTATATATCATTTGCCGTCAGAGTTCAGTGACCACGATCTCATGCAGACCTTTCTACCTTTTGGAAATGTCATTTCCTCTAAAGTATTTATTGACAAACAGACAAATCTCAGCAAATGTTTTG GTTTTGTAAGCTATGACAATTCTGTATCGGCACAAAATGCTATTCAAGCAATGAACGGATTTCAAATTGGTATGAAACGATTAAAAGTCCAATTGAAGCGTTCAAAAAATGACAGCAAACCATATTAA